The following proteins are encoded in a genomic region of Corylus avellana chromosome ca4, CavTom2PMs-1.0:
- the LOC132178214 gene encoding galactolipase DONGLE, chloroplastic has product MKKSKDNAMNASVSYESDFDNFRDSKSTKVVYMAFPITLNNVDDASSSSTLKDGETCDDSSQGKSDDTKVFKWPITNSTRNVANKNETSLRTKRDSLNIRVIELDCVMDKLKVENSYLLERVGVLEKPKETSKVDLLVKSSTSKLNKIPHFLNPYGDKRELDNNRPQLLSALIRNPLSAYGDADADADVDVVPLPKKKTDQATNYSARVSVVASLVAATAKPTTKAVGSSLSRLWREIHGSNDWEDLVQPLHPLLRREIVRYGEFVNACYKAFDLDPTSKRYLNCKYGKKNMLREVGMESSGYQVTKYIYATPDINFPIQTVASCGRWIGYVAVSSDDSVRKLGRRDIVVTFRGTVTNPEWIANLMSSLTPARLDPHNTRPDVKVEAGFLSLYTSDESESKFGLGSCREQLLSEISRLLTKYKGEELSITLAGHSMGSSLALLLAYDIAELGLNKESSTPITVFSFGGPRVGNSGFKKRCEELGVKVLRIVNVNDPITKMPGVVFNENFRVLGGRYELPWSCSCYAHVGVELVLDFFNVQNLSCVHDLETYISLLKCPKRLPFQRDNVDILINRAREMLVSAQQFNMLPWRSTAASNMERLVHSQKT; this is encoded by the exons ATGAAGAAATCCAAAGACAATGCCATGAATGCATCTGTTAGTTATGAGTCTGATTTTGACAACTTCCGGGACTCAAAAAGTACGAAGGTTGTTTACATGGCTTTCCCAATCACCTTGAACAATGTTGATGATGCTTCTAGTTCTAGTACCTTGAAGGATGGAGAAACTTGTGATGATAGTTCACAAGGAAAGTCTGATGATACTAAAGTCTTTAAGTGGCCTATAACCAATTCTACAAGGA ATGTGGCCAACAAGAATGAGACTTCCTTGAGAACTAAGAGAGATTCTTTGAACATTAGAgtgattgagcttgattgtgtgaTGGATAAATTGAAGGTTGAAAACTCCTACTTGTTAGAAAGAGTGGGTGTTCTAGAGAAACCTAAGGAAACCTCTAAAGTTGACCTCCTTGTTAAGTCTTCAACTTCTAAACTTAACAAAATCCCTCATTTTTTAAATCCTTATGGCGACAAGCGTGAGCTTG ATAATAACCGCCCGCAGTTGCTATCTGCACTTATCCGCAATCCACTATCCGCATATGGGGATGCGGATGCGGATGCGGATGTGGATGTG GTTCCGCTGCCGAAGAAAAAAACCGATCAAGCTACTAATTACTCGGCCAGAGTGTCGGTTGTTGCTTCTCTTGTAGCAGCGACAGCCAAGCCGACCACGAAAGCCGTCGGCTCCAGTTTGTCGCGTCTTTGGAGAGAGATTCACGGCTCCAACGACTGGGAGGATCTCGTTCAACCATTGCACCCTCTTCTCCGGCGAGAGATTGTCCGGTACGGGGAGTTCGTCAACGCATGTTACAAGGCTTTCGACCTCGACCCCACCTCCAAACGCTACCTGAATTGTAAGTACGGCAAGAAGAACATGCTCCGGGAAGTCGGGATGGAGAGCTCCGGCTACCAAGTCACCAAGTACATCTACGCCACCCCGGACATCAATTTTCCGATCCAAACCGTCGCCTCTTGCGGCCGTTGGATCGGATATGTTGCGGTTTCATCCGACGACTCCGTTAGAAAGCTTGGAAGAAGAGATATAGTCGTTACTTTCAGAGGAACAGTTACTAATCCCGAATGGATAGCAAACCTAATGAGCTCACTCACTCCGGCACGTCTCGACCCGCATAACACCCGTCCGGACGTCAAAGTGGAGGCTGGATTCCTCAGCCTTTACACTTCCGACGAGAGCGAGAGCAAATTCGGGCTCGGAAGTTGCCGTGAGCAGCTTCTCTCCGAAATATCTCGACTCTTAACAAAATACAAAGGCGAGGAGCTGAGCATAACACTCGCCGGGCATAGCATGGGGAGCTCGCTAGCTCTTCTTCTTGCTTACGACATCGCCGAGCTCGGACTGAACAAAGAGAGTTCAACTCCGATCACCGTATTCTCATTCGGTGGCCCGAGAGTCGGAAATTCTGGCTTCAAAAAACGGTGCGAGGAATTGGGTGTAAAAGTGTTGAGAATAGTGAACGTCAACGACCCCATCACGAAGATGCCGGGGGTTGTATTCAATGagaattttagggttttggggggaAGATATGAGCTGCCATGGAGCTGCTCCTGTTATGCTCATGTGGGCGTTGAATTAGTGCTTGACTTCTTCAACGTGCAGAATCTTTCGTGTGTTCATGATTTGGAGACGTACATCAGCTTACTGAAATGCCCGAAACGACTGCCTTTCCAAAGGGATAACGTAGATATCCTGATCAACAGAGCCAGAGAGATGCTCGTGAGTGCACAACAGTTTAACATGTTGCCGTGGAGAAGTACTGCTGCCAGCAATATGGAAAGATTGGTTCACTCACaaaagacataa